A genomic stretch from Corvus cornix cornix isolate S_Up_H32 chromosome 7, ASM73873v5, whole genome shotgun sequence includes:
- the ADARB1 gene encoding LOW QUALITY PROTEIN: double-stranded RNA-specific editase 1 (The sequence of the model RefSeq protein was modified relative to this genomic sequence to represent the inferred CDS: deleted 1 base in 1 codon), giving the protein MDVDDEENMSSSSTDIKENCNVDNVPPKDSAGQGPGEGTLLSNGGGSSSRKRPLEEGNNGHSKFRPKKRKKMPGPVLPKNALMQLNEIKPGLQYKLLSQTGPVHAPMFVMAVEVNGQVFEGSGPTKKKAKLHAAEKALRSFVQFPNASEAHLAMGRTLSVNTDFTSDQADFPDTLFNGFETPVPSDASFYLGSNGDGSFGSGGDYGLPSSAIASSLSQSPLPPPSPYPTASGKNPVMILNELRPGLKYEFLSESGESHAKNFVMAVAVDGQTFEGSGRNKKLAKARAAQSALASLFNMQLDQTPSRQPIPSEGLQLHLPQVLADAVARLVVDKFSDLTENFTSPHARRKVLAGIVMTTGTDVKDALVISVSTGTKCINGEYMSDRGLALNDCHAEIIARRCLLKFLYTQLELYLSNKEDQQKSIFIRSEQGGFKLKENVQFHLYISTSPCGDARIFSPHEAAQEDQGDRHPNRKARGQLRTKIESGEGTIPVRSTTTIQTWDGVLQGERLLTMSCSDKIARWNVLGIQGALLSLFVEPIYFSSIILGSLYHGDHLSRAVYQRIAEIEDLPPLYTLNRPLLSGISNAEARQPGKAPNFSVNWTVGDSGLEIINATTGKDEMGRASRLCKHAFYSRWMRIHAKLSSSLRSKILKPNLYHDTKQGAAEYQTAKESLFKAFLKAGLGAWVEKPIEQDQFSLTV; this is encoded by the exons GTTCGAGCAGCACCGACATTAAAGAAAACTGCAATGTGGACAACGTTCCCCCGAAGGACAGCGCCGGGCAGGGGCCCGGGGAGGGGACCCTGCTCTCCAAcggtggtggcagcagcagcaggaagagacctctggaggAAGGCAACAATGGCCATTCCAAATTTCGCCccaagaagaggaagaaaatgccTGGCCCTGTTCTGCCAAAGAATGCCCTGATGCAGCTTAATGAGATTAAACCTGGTTTACAATACAAACTCCTCTCCCAGACAGGGCCGGTCCACGCCCCCATGTTTGTGATGGCAGTGGAGGTCAATGGGCAGGTGTTTGAGGGGTCTGGCCCtacaaaaaagaaagcc aagcTTCATGCTGCTGAGAAGGCTCTGCGCTCCTTCGTCCAGTTCCCAAATGCCTCAGAAGCCCAcctggccatgggcaggacTCTGTCGGTCAACACGGACTTCACATCCGACCAAGCGGATTTCCCCGACACCCTTTTCAACGGGTTTGAGACACCAGTCCCTTCTGACGCTTCCTTTTATCTGGGGTCCAATGGGGACGGGTCCTTTGGCTCGGGCGGGGACTACGGATTGCCATCGTCTGCCATAGCCAGCAGCCTTTCCCAGTCGCCTCTCCCCCCACCCTCACCCTACCCCACAGCCAGTGGGAAGAACCCCGTCATGATCCTCAACGAGCTGCGCCCGGGGCTGAAGTACGAGTTCCTCTCGGAGAGCGGAGAGAGCCACGCCAAAAACTTTGTCATGGCTGTGGCGGTGGACGGTCAGACTTTTGAAGGCtcaggaaggaataaaaagctGGCAAAAGCTCGGGCTGCTCAGTCAGCCCTGGCATCCCTGTTTAACATGCAGCTGGACCAGACTCCATCTCGCCAGCCCATTCCCAGCGAGGGGCTCCAGTTACACTTGCCACAG GTTTTAGCTGATGCCGTTGCACGCTTGGTTGTAGATAAATTCAGTGATTTGACAGAAAATTTCACATCTCCACATGCACGTCGAAAAGTCCTTGCTGGAATTGTCATGACAacag gtaCAGATGTGAAAGATGCCCTGGTAATAAGTGTTTCTACAGGAACAAAATGCATCAATGGTGAATACATGAGTGATCGTGGTCTTGCATTAAATGACTGCCATGCAGAAATTATAGCTCGACGGTGTCTGCTGAAATTTCTGTACACACAACTTGAGCTTTACCTAAG cAATAAAGAAGATCagcaaaaatccatttttatcaGATCGGAGCAAGGCGGGTTTAAGCTGAAGGAGAATGTGCAGTTCCATCTCTATATCAGCACATCTCCTTGTGGTGATGCTCGGATTTTCTCACCCCATGAAGCAGCTCAAGAGG ACCAAGGGGACAGACACCCAAACCGAAAAGCCAGAGGACAGCTACGGACAAAAATTGAGTCTGGGGAAGGGACCATCCCCGTGCGCTCCACTACCACTATCCAGACGTGGGATGGGGTATTGCAAGGAGAGAGGCTGCTGACCATGTCCTGCAGTGACAAGATAGCCAG GTGGAACGTATTGGGTATTCAAGGAGCCTTACTTAGCCTCTTTGTGGAGCCAATTTACTTCTCTAGCATCATCTTGGGGAGTTTATATCATGGGGATCATCTATCCAGAGCCGTATACCAGAGGATAGCAGAGATAGAAGATCTACCACCTCTTTATACACTCAACAGACCTTTACTTAGTG GTATCAGTAACGCAGAAGCCCGTCAGCCAGGGAAAGCCCCGAACTTCAGTGTGAACTGGACAGTAGGAGATTCTGGTCTGGAAATCATTAATGCTACAACTGGCAAGGATGAGATGGGCCGTGCATCGCGCCTCTGTAAGCATGCATTCTACAGCCGCTGGATGCGCATCCATGCCAAG CTTTCCTCCAGCTTGCGCTCAAAGATCCTCAAGCCCAACCTGTACCACGACACCAAGCAAGGAGCCGCTGAGTATCAAACTGCTAAAGAGAGTTTGTTTAAAGCATTCCTGAAGGCAGGACTTGGAGCCTGGGTGGAGAAGCCCATAGAACAGGATCAGTTTTCTCTCACGGTCTAA